The Drosophila innubila isolate TH190305 chromosome 3R unlocalized genomic scaffold, UK_Dinn_1.0 2_E_3R, whole genome shotgun sequence genome has a segment encoding these proteins:
- the LOC117790148 gene encoding low-density lipoprotein receptor-like isoform X12, protein MGLIRSFPVCQLLLISGLLQHVQQQHALKTYGTSRDTESTCGSDQFRCNNGNCIPNKWRCDRESDCADGSDESPGLCKSKACSSDEFACKSGDGECIPLNWMCDQSKDCRDGSDEASCNTTCRSDEFTCGNERCIQKRWVCDHDDDCGDGSDERNCPKIECPRDSFTCANGACIMKKWVCDSDPDCPDGSDEQGCQTPNNMTACTRQEFQCKDRITCVHQSWLCDGDRDCPDGDDEDSTNCRSVTCRPDQFQCGDRSCIAGHLTCNGESDCADGSDERDCRLSAQSKSCNSTSQFDCGGGQCIPLSKVCDKHKDCPDGEDEPAGKCEVNECASKNGNCMHRCVDHLVGYVCECHEGYKLSSDGHTCVDINECEEPGVCSQLCVNEIGGFKCECEAGYMRDPRNHTRCKATEGHASLLLARRHDIRKIALDHMEMTSIVNSTKSATALDFVFRTGMIFWSDVTTQSIYKAPIDEGNDKTVVLKQSSVTSDGLAVDWIYNHVYYTDTHKCTIELTNFDGNMGKVLIEDALDIPRSIALDPIDGWMYWSDWGASPRIERAGMDGSHRTTIINYDIKWPNGITLDLVLKRIYWVDGKLNVISSANYDGSQRRQILYSTEYLRHPFSISTFEDYIYWSDWEKQTVFKANKFTGEGVEPITAVHMLQHPMVVHVYHPYRQPDGVNHCQSVNGHCSHLCLPAPRINERSPRISCACPTGLKLMADGLMCVEDHNTESTRPVKNKLKTTTTITPTKTTTASTYVKLPEDAPSAVPADKGSAANATHKDDSSSEPAKTQEQKSGLITVVVIVVPIVAILVLAGACYVFIKRYPKRGNSMNFVNPTYNKTTEDTFSLEKNAPINANSKYAPALDEEVSGSMVTSAANPNDFSYVRF, encoded by the exons AGAGTAAAGCATGCTCGTCAGATGAGTTCGCCTGCAAGAGCGGCGATGGCGAATGTATTCCACTTAACTGGATGTGTGATCAGAGCAAAGATTGCAGAGATGGTAGCGATGAGGCATCGTGCA ATACCACCTGCCGCTCGGATGAGTTCACCTGCGGCAATGAACGCTGCATACAGAAGCGTTGGGTCTGCGATCACGACGACGACTGCGGTGATGGCAGCGATGAGCGAAACTGCCCCAAAATCGAGTGTCCAAGGGATAGCTTCACCTGTGCCAATGGCGCCTGCATAATGAAGAAATGGGTTTGTGATTCCGACCCCGATTGTCCCGATGGCAGCGATGAGCAA GGTTGCCAAACACCAAATAATATGACAGCCTGCACGCGACAGGAGTTTCAGTGCAAGGATCGCATCACCTGCGTACATCAGTCCTGGCTCTGCGACGGCGATCGCGACTGTCCCGACGGCGATGATGAAGATTCAACCAATTGCAGGAGCGTCACCTGCAGACCAGATCAGTTCCAGTGCGGGGATCGCAGCTGCATTGCCGGACATCTCACCTGCAATGGGGAATCGGATTGTGCGGATGGCAGCGATGAACGCGACTGCAGATTGTCGGCACAGTCCAAGAGCTGCAACTCGACCAGCCAGTTCGACTGTGGAGGTGGACAGTGCATTCCCTTGTCCAAGGTCTGTGACAAGCACAAGGACTGTCCCGATGGCGAGGATGAGCCCGCGGGCAAGTGTGAAGTGAACGAGTGCGCCTCCAAGAACGGCAACTGCATGCACCGATGCGTGGATCATCTGGTTGGCTACGTCTGCGAGTGCCATGAGGGATACAAGCTGTCCTCCGATGGCCACACCTGTGTGGACATCAATGAGTGCGAGGAGCCAGGCGTCTGCTCCCAGCTGTGCGTGAATGAGATTGGCGGATTCAAGTGCGAGTGCGAAGCGGGTTACATGCGGGATCCGCGCAATCACACCAGATGCAAGGCCACCGAAGGACACGCCTCCCTCCTGCTGGCCCGACGCCATGATATACGCAAGATCGCCCTGGACCACATGGAGATGACGTCGATTGTGAACAGCACCAAGTCGGCGACGGCCCTGGACTTTGTCTTTCGCACGGGCATGATCTTCTGGAGCGATGTGACCACACAGAGCATCTACAAGGCGCCCATCGACGAGGGCAACGACAAGACGGTGGTACTGAAGCAATCGTCGGTCACTTCGGATGGACTGGCTGTGGACTGGATCTACAACCATGTGTACTACACGGACACGCACAAGTGCACCATCGAGCTGACCAACTTTGATGGCAACATGGGTAAGGTTCTGATCGAGGATGCGCTCGACATACCACGCTCCATTGCCCTCGACCCCATCGACGGATGGATGTACTGGTCCGACTGGGGTGCCTCGCCCCGCATCGAACGCGCCGGCATGGATGGCTCCCACCGCACCACGATCATCAACTACGACATCAAGTGGCCCAATGGTATCACTTTGGATCTGGTGCTGAAGCGCATCTACTGGGTCGATGGCAAGCTGAACGTCATCTCCTCGGCCAACTACGATGGCTCCCAGCGCAGACAGATCCTCTACTCCACGGAGTATCTGCGGCATCCCTTCTCGATAAGCACCTTTGAGGATTACATCTACTGGTCCGACTGGGAGAAGCAGACAGTCTTCAAGGCCAACAAGTTCACTGGCGAAGGTGTTGAACCCATCACAGCTGTTCACATG CTGCAGCATCCTATGGTCGTGCACGTGTATCATCCTTATCGCCAGCCAGATGGTGTCAATCACTGTCAATCGGTCAATGGACACTGCTCTCATCTCTGTCTGCCGGCGCCGCGTATCAATGAGCGCAGTCCGCGCATCTCCTGCGCTTGTCCCACGGGTCTAAAGCTGATGGCCGATGGTCTGATGTGCGTCGAAGATC ATAATACAGAAAGTACACGCCCAGTAAAgaataaactaaaaactacaacaactataacaccTACAAAAACTACAACAGCTTCAACATACGTGAAATTACCTGAAGATGCACCCAGTGCAGTGCCTG CAGACAAAGGATCCGCGGCAAATGCAACACACAAAGATGACAGTAGCTCGGAACCAGCAAAAACACAAGAGCAGAAATCGGGACTGATAACAGTAGTTGTCATCGTTGTACCCATTGTTGCAATATTAGTTCTTGCAGGT GCATGCTATGTGTTCATTAAGAGATACCCGAAGCGGGGAAATTCAATGAATTTTGTGAATCCCACGTACAATAAGACTACGGAGGATACGTTCAGCTTGGAGAAGAACGCGCCCATCAATGCAAACAGTAAATATGCACCGGCATTGGATGAGGAGGTAAGCGGGTCAATGGTGACATCAGCGGCAAATCCAAACGATTTTAGCTATGTGAGATTTTAA